The Salvia miltiorrhiza cultivar Shanhuang (shh) chromosome 2, IMPLAD_Smil_shh, whole genome shotgun sequence DNA window AAGTTACCTCATCAGGTTCAAACCCACAACTCTGCATTTTCTCCATGCACTCGATAGCCCTCTGCAAATCATATTGCTTGGCATATCCCGCGATCATAATATTCCATGAAACAACACTGACTTTTGACATACTGTTGAACAATGTCTCTGCACACTCCATACACCCAAGCTTCGCGTACATGTTAAGCAACGAATTGTTTACGTGCAGATCTCCCAAAAAACCAACTTTAACAAGTAGTCCATGTATCTGTTCCCCGTGCATCACATGCCTTTTCCCCTCATTGCCATCACCGAATTCACATTTGGAACAAACACTCAACACACTTGAAAGCGAGACACAATCTATGATCCTCTCTCGATGCATCAATCTAAACATGTCAACTGCTCTGACCATTGAGCTCTGCTGCTCCGGTCTCTACTCCTTATTGGAAAAACCAAAATAAACCCAAAATTGCGGGCtttaagaaaaacaaaaaaataagcaACAAGGAGATGTAAAATAACGGTTAATTTAGTAGCCCTAATAGCCCATTATATGTCCCTAATTATGAGGAGGGTGGTTAATTACCAGTTATAAATCTCATTCAAGAATAACCTCCACTCCCACGTTCATCACATTCAAGGCTAGTAGTTAAAAGACACAATCTTTCTTCAGGTACGCTTTGTCTCTTTCATCATCTTCTCTAACTTCAATTCTCTGTCCTCAATGCTTATGCTTCATACGTACTAGGTTAACCTCTGTCATCATCATGTTCTAACACTTGAGATATGGATTTCACAGGTAATCCCTTCTTCATCAATGGCGTTGAGCTACTACTCCAACTGGACCTCTTTTCAGCAGCCAGACTACTCCGGCGATGATCCAGAGCTCCAATCTCTGTTGAACCCGGACAACTATTTCGCCGACTCCTTCTGCAACTCTCTTCTCTGCGACGACCTCACTTATCATGCTAATGGACTTCCCTTGGATTTGGATAATCTCACAACTGCAACCCAACCCCCACCCTTTCTTTTGCCGCACCAACAACAACAATTCCAGGCGCCCTTGTTCCACTTCCCCAAACGCCACAAGCTCTACGATTACTCGCTGCCGGAATTTGTCTTGCCGCCGCCGTTGCCTCAGTTCCCTGCCGCGGATTTCAGTACGAGGATCTGTGAGAGCGCCAAGAACGAAACGAGCTTATCCGCGCAGAGCATCGCAGCCAGGCAGAGGCGGCGGAAGATCACAATGAAGACGCAGGAGCTCGGGAAGCTGGTTCCCGGCGGGCAGAGGATGAACACGGCGGAGATGCT harbors:
- the LOC131012558 gene encoding transcription factor bHLH52-like, with translation MALSYYSNWTSFQQPDYSGDDPELQSLLNPDNYFADSFCNSLLCDDLTYHANGLPLDLDNLTTATQPPPFLLPHQQQQFQAPLFHFPKRHKLYDYSLPEFVLPPPLPQFPAADFSTRICESAKNETSLSAQSIAARQRRRKITMKTQELGKLVPGGQRMNTAEMLQSAYNYLKFLQAQVALLEFLGSHHQEVPFEGEEELQNLLESPLIQEKLYSTQHCLLPNKLAEQVPLLKSNPHLLEKDH